The following coding sequences lie in one Rutidosis leptorrhynchoides isolate AG116_Rl617_1_P2 chromosome 4, CSIRO_AGI_Rlap_v1, whole genome shotgun sequence genomic window:
- the LOC139841747 gene encoding uncharacterized protein has translation MASECKAGRNVCFGCEKTGQFRKNCPNGNKNTEPARGRAFNINSSEARDPKLVTGMFLLDNHHAYLIFDSGADRSFVSKGFFHNLKNPVSSLENVYSIELENGKLVRADKIHRDCTLNLAGKSFRIDVIPIMLGSFDLVVRMDWLSENRSDIVCYQKAIRIPVAKDEPLMVYGERSNTLIHFINYLKAQKHMRKGCLAMLVHVSKTEHEVKKLEDVPIVRDFPDVFLDELPGLPLHRDVEF, from the coding sequence ATGGCCTCAGAGTGTAAAGCTGGTAGAAACGTTTGTTTTGGATGCGAGAAAACTGGTCAATTTAGAAAGAATTGTCCGAATGGGAATAAGAACACTGAACCTGCTAGGGgcagagctttcaacatcaactctAGCGAAGCTCGTGATCCCAagttagtcacgggtatgtttttaCTCGACAATCATCATGCTTATTTAATTTTTGATTCTGGTGCTGATAGGAGTTTTGTGTCTAAAGGGTTTTTCCATAATCTTAAGAATCctgtatcgtcattagaaaacgtgtactctatagaactagagAATGGTAAGCTAGTGAGAGCTGATAAGATccatcgtgattgtactttgaatTTGGCTGGGAAATCTTTTAGaatagatgtgataccgattatgctgggaagttttgaccttgtggttagaATGGACTGGTTATCTGAGAATAGATCCGACATTGTCTGTTACCAGAAAGCGATTCGCATTCCTGTTGCCAAAGATGAGCCTCtgatggtgtatggagagcgaagcaatacACTGATACACTTCATTAATTATTTGAAGGCACAGAAACAcatgagaaagggttgtcttgctatgttGGTTCACGTGAGCAAAACTGAACATGAAGTCAAGAAACTTGAAGATGTGCCGATTgttagagactttcccgatgtTTTTCTGGACGAGTTACCCGGATTGCCACTGCATAGAGACGTAGAATTTTAG